A DNA window from Drosophila pseudoobscura strain MV-25-SWS-2005 chromosome 2, UCI_Dpse_MV25, whole genome shotgun sequence contains the following coding sequences:
- the LOC6896710 gene encoding uncharacterized protein: MDSTFGNIFLFLTELAWKSRLTIPILVTTAFLVMDIRLQIEINIQSGQFNASDLDDMDDAFDDQLGVHDEHDMGEDSGSDSYSDDLEYNSEYSNEDGNNSEASHYSLDSYDRWGLDWDAEDDVDANYANEMPF; this comes from the exons ATGGACTCTACTTTCGGCAATATCTTCTTATTTCTCACTGAGCTGGCCTGGAAAAGTCGTCTGACCATACCGATTCTGGTCACCACAGCATTTCTGGTTATGGATATACGTTTGCAGATTGAAATCAACATACAGTCGGGACAATTT AATGCAAGCGATTTGGATGATATGGATGATGCTTTCGATGACCAACTGGGAGTGCATGATGAGCACGACATGGGCGAGGACAGTGGCAGCGATAGCTATTCAGACGATCTGGAGTACAACAGCGAGTACTCCAATGAGGATGGCAACAACAGTGAGGCTTCCCACTACAGCCTAGACTCGTACGACCGCTGGGGGTTGGACTGGGACGCAGAAGATGATGTCGATGCCAACTATGCGAACGAGATGCCATTTTAA
- the LOC4800276 gene encoding uncharacterized protein — MHQVLSYETAVRANSSREYREYVSKRTCASLVLTIAFFMLITGYLLGNFVAERKYHILQLTKSVIKDIDGERSVQMNNADYASLQELKAYQKTKEHILAAAQVLNKLQQQDEGDTYLATSLNTEIFNKYISCTQDIPPNTTIPASQFIEQLIDNTVARQRHCMRIIQVVIDNHLANSQL, encoded by the exons ATGCATCAAGTACTCAGCTACGAGACGGCTGTGCGGGCAAACAGCTCGCGCGAATACCGTGAATATGTCTCGAAGCGCACCTGTGCCTCTCTGGTGCTGACAATTGCCTTCTTCATGCTGATAACAG GGTACTTGCTGGGCAATTTTGTGGCAGAGCGAAAGTACCACATTCTGCAGCTGACAAAGAGCGTAATCAAGGATATAGATGGGGAAAGATCCGTGCAAATGAACAACGCTGATTATGCCAGCCTGCAGGAACTAAAAGCATATCAAAAGACCAAGGAGCACATATTGGCCGCCGCCCAGGTGCTCAacaaactgcagcagcaggacgaaGGCGACACATACTTGGCCACATCGTTGAACACGGAGATCTTTAACAAGTACATCTCCTGCACGCAGGACATCCCACCAAACACCACCATACCAGCCAGCCAGTTCATCGAGCAGCTGATCGACAACACTGTGGCCAGGCAGCGGCACTGCATGAGGATCATTCAGGTCGTCATCGACAATCATCTGGCCAATAGTCAGCTTTAG
- the LOC4800286 gene encoding uncharacterized protein, giving the protein MSTGSADPWQLKDTKTDQGNTEFSSNCDSFEDNFIAHDQNQEGNEKDFENIKKSNDRNLHDPLPDSSNYLELLERKLAKVQKGSKLLENLQDKRQDCMRSLLSANGVPVTIFEQLLELDTPIDSGRLHRHLLPVQALTVGETVRIVEHDALEQREEEHTEVEAEGDH; this is encoded by the exons ATGTCAACGGGCAGCGCCGATCCCTGGCAattgaaagatacaaaaactGATCAGGGAAACACAGAATTCTCAAGCAACTGTGACAGTTTTGAAGATAATTTCATAGCTCACGACCAGAACCAGGAAGGCAACGAAAAAGACTTTGAAAATATTAAGAAAAGCAATGATAGGAACCTCCACGACCCATTGCCTGATTCTAGTAACTATTTGGAACTATTAG AGCGGAAGTTGGCCAAGGTGCAAAAGGGCAGCAAGTTATTGGAAAATTTGCAGGACAAGCGGCAGGATTGCATGCGATCTCTCCTGTCGGCCAACGGCGTACCAGTCACAATATTTGAACAGCTCCTGGAGCTTGATACGCCGATCGACAGTGGTCGGCTGCATCGTCACTTGCTTCCTGTCCAAGCCCTAACAGTGGGCGAAACCGTTCGCATAGTGGAACACGACGCTCTTGAGCAGCGCGAAGAGGAGCACACTGAAGTGGAAGCGGAAGGCGATCACTAG
- the Vps13B gene encoding vacuolar protein sorting-associated protein 13B isoform X2 has protein sequence MFKLESYITPILLSYVAKYVKNFRDEDAQVSLWEGEVTFQNLDLRLEVLEEELNLPVELVSGHIHELSIQVPWTKLMSEPVKIIINTIEFVAKLPDNESRQRRASYQKEQRRKAKKAAVEAEQQGAAPASSSVVVKKIINNITLQCHNIILKYVEDDIVVSMNVQCMNFSPAGENWKPTMVDVHPVSVSMRKLLQISDLTICLDKRNTAGRIEVCQEPVLYRCTLECRVLRKYNATTVSTSSTTRIGVFTKALDINVSSLQFPMVMRLVKMLLELKPAEMEEEALNPDDPEETAEGNEVPVGGTQPEGQSYLWWAWNLLPSFESQVPDPDPEETIGHAFDIGIYAEELNFQLKNSEFFTDQAMGGIKRIRYTPILRISLGGIYYERSQLKENDWTNVKAGLSSLCMEPLGAYRSEDPVDRVLVNTQESLKGRTFIDKSLFDEHFMFSDRTWCRHNYEDYVARNTDEYMLFRSPVLSFDIVEYRAPKPNSHPLAESQLKDLGLRVQYRLLSAGITFHFSQSFLQSRSGRSPSTRSTLTQT, from the exons ATGTTCAAACTAGAGTCCTACATCACCCCGATTCTGCTAAGCTACGTGGCCAAGTATGTGAAGAATTTCCGTGACGAAGATGCCCAGGTGTCACTGTGGGAGGGTGAGGTGACGTTTCAGAACCTCGACCTGCGCCTGGAggtgctggaggaggagctcaATCTACCCGTGGAGCTCGTTTCGGGGCACATCCACGAGCTGAGCATCCAGGTGCCATGGACAAAGCTCATGTCGGAGCCGGTGAAGATTATCATAAACACAATTGAGTTTGTGGCCAAGCTGCCGGACAATGAGAGCAGGCAGCGTCGTGCCTCGTACCAAAAGGAGCAGCGCCGGAAGGCGAAAAAAGCCGCAGTGGAGGCTGAACAGCAGGGTGCTGCCCCCGCCAGTAGCTCAGTCGTGGTCAAAAAGATAATCAACAACATCACCTTGCAGTGCCACAACATCATTCTGAAGTACGTCGAAGACGACATTGTCGTGTCCATGAATGTCCAGTGCATGAACTTTAGCCCCGCCGGCGAGAACTGGAAGCCCACAATGGTGGACGTGCACCCTGTGTCGGTTTCCATGCGCAAACTGCTGCAGATATCCGATCTTACCATCTGCCTCGATAAGCGGAACACGGCCGGAAGGATTGAGGTGTGCCAGGAGCCGGTCCTCTATCGCTGCACCCTGGAATGTCGCGTCCTGCGCAAGTACAATGCCACCACAGTCAGCACCTCGAGCACGACCAGAATCGGGGTCTTCACCAAAGCGTTGGACATTAACGTGTCCTCGCTGCAATTCCCGATGGTCATGAGGTTGGTCAAAATGCTGCTGGAACTCAAGCCTgcggagatggaggaggaagcTCTCAACCCAGACGATCCAGAGGAAACAGCGGAGGGCAACGAAGTGCCGGTGGGGGGTACACAGCCCGAGGGTCAGAGTTATCTGTGGTGGGCCTGGAACCTTTTGCCCAGCTTCGAGTCGCAGgtccccgaccccgacccagAGGAGACCATTGGCCATGCCTTCGATATAGGCATATATGCTGAGGAGCTGAACTTTCAGCTGAAGAATTCGGAGTTCTTCACCGATCAGGCCATGGGAGGGATAAAGCGGATCCGCTATACACCCATCCTGCGCATCAGTTTGGGCGGCATCTACTACGAGAGATCGCAGTTGAAGGAGAACGACTGGACGAACGTCAAGGCGGGGCTCTCGAGCCTTTGCATGGAGCCCTTGGGGGCATACAGGAGCGAGGATCCAGTCGATCGGGTGTTGGTCAATACCCAGGAG TCTTTAAAGGGGCGCACATTCATCGACAAGAGCCTGTTCGACGAGCACTTTATGTTCTCGGATCGCACCTGGTGCCGCCACAACTACGAGGACTACGTGGCCAGGAACACAGATGAGTATATGCTCTTCCGCAGCCCCGTGCTGTCGTTCGATATTGTCGAGTACCGGGCCCCAAAGCCGAACAGCCATCCCCTGGCCGAGAGCCAGCTGAAGGACCTGGGACTGCGCGTTCAGTATCGTCTACTATCCGCTGGGATTACTTTCCACTTCTCACAGTCATTTCTCCAG AGTCGGTCAGGGAGGAGCCCCAGCACGAGGAGCACTTTAACACAGACATGA
- the Cog7 gene encoding conserved oligomeric Golgi complex subunit 7: MDVSALSEATFSPADWINANYKKYIEENGSKDGDATSFIQSYVAKLQLYVQQVNYAVEESSRQVVSSMPRIAKESTTLHSDVSQLQEKMSAMRQEVAAVQNETGECMATLERLNTLQTKLQAAKESLQESDGWGNLLAELEDGFERNDLKGVCEKLISLQKSLLAQEQLPGHAERLTQVEDFKNRLEALASPSVVQCFAESNLEQAQHYVRIFASIQRLPQLQQYYRAVQKNLWQQQWKQTLELQGTETQPQQQQQFLTLYYDQLLEHCQRQVKWCSNLFSEESTQPFLVIAELLPALQPTRDAHILQLLKTSNERLELLGLFSQVNHSFVLHLNSLLEQSHITLSDELHRQLGEAVFEYFHKFIQQYPRLEETQLSTQVDRLLSNQSTPSDAVRHLEESTRKLYEWLKEACERCSAITSDLALCKLITLLNGIFKRQLENFGRIQRQLGLSLGSSSYAAQSENWSLLQYTMSQLQCLADFQVQLHQFEHDLHARMATLAAKLTKQSSRGNITIFQTCDHAARTQLLNAIADYQQKKAEATESLGIFPQIYAALKLQFSETHDITLNILLQPIETHLAHIRPAAETHPSTGIDMPSFSFAPQESITQIGQYLLTLPQHLEPLLLAPSALLKQALEVCNVKYTQAIPCADVLLSLVVEQCCILYQAQILQIKTLPASAAKQLSVDIEYLSNVLEELGLSINLQLSQILTLLKAAPDQYLTLSSGCEPRLVTAIRQMRNIISTQ, translated from the exons ATGGACGTGTCTGCACTTTCGGAAGCAACTTTTAGTCCCGCAGACTGGATAAATGCCAACTACAAAAAGTATATAGAGGAGAATGGAAGCAAAGACGGCGACGCGACGTCTTTTATTCAGAGCTACGTGGCCAAGCTGCAGCTGTATGTTCAGCAGGTGAACTACGCCGTGGAGGAGTCCAGTCGGCAGGTGGTATCGAGCATGCCGCGCATTGCCAAGGAATCCACCACCTTGCACAGCGACGTGAGCCAGCTGCAGGAGAAGATGAGTGCCATGCGACAGGAGGTGGCCGCCGTGCAGAATGAGACGGGCGAATGCATGGCAACCTTGGAGCGGCTGAACACGTTGCAAACGAAGCTGCAGGCAGCCAAGGAGTCCCTGCAGGAGTCGGATGGTTGGGGCAACCTATTAGCCGAGCTGGAAGACGGATTCGAGCGCAACGATTTGAAG GGTGTTTGCGAGAAGCTCATATCGCTGCAAAAGTCCCTGCTCGCTCAGGAACAGCTGCCAGGCCATGCTGAGCGTCTCACTCAGGTCGAGGACTTCAAGAACCGCCTGGAAGCCCTGGCCTCGCCCAGCGTGGTTCAGTGCTTTGCGGAATCCAATTTGGAGCAGGCTCAGCACTATGTACGGATTTTCGCCAGCATTCAACGTTTGCCACAGCTCCAGCAATACTATCGTGCTGTCCAAAAGAATCTCTGGCAGCAGCAATGGAAGCAAACGCTGGAGCTGCAGGGGACGGAaacgcagccgcagcagcagcaacaatttctCACACTCTACTACGATCAGCTCCTCGAACATTGCCAGCGGCAGGTCAAGTGGTGTTCGAATCTGTTCAGTGAAGAATCGACCCAGCCTTTCCTAGTCATCGCCGAGCTCTTGCCTGCCCTTCAGCCCACGCGGGATGCCCACATTTTGCAGCTGCTGAAGACTTCCAATGAGAGATTGGAGCTGCTGGGACTATTCTCGCAGGTCAACCACAGTTTCGTCCTGCATTTGAACTCTCTGCTGGAGCAGTCGCACATCACACTATCCGATGAGTTGCATCGGCAGCTGGGCGAGGCGGTGTTTGAATACTTTCACAAATTTATACAACAGTATCCGCGATTGGAGGAAACTCAGTTGTCGACCCAGGTGGATCGCTTGCTATCGAATCAGTCCACGCCCAGCGATGCAGTACGTCATCTGGAGGAGAGCACCCGCAAGCTATACGAGTGGCTGAAAGAGGCCTGCGAACGCTGCTCTGCCATTACCAGCGATTTGGCCCTGTGCAAGCTGATAACCCTTTTGAATGGAATCTTTAAGCGCCAGCTGGAGAACTTCGGGCGCATCCAGCGGCAGCTGGGCCTCAGCCTGGGCTCCAGCAGCTACGCAGCGCAGAGCGAAAATTGGTCATTGCTGCAGTACACGATGTCCCAATTGCAATGCCTCGCCGACTTTCAAGTGCAGCTTCATCAATTCGAGCACGATCTGCACGCACGCATGGCTACATTAGCTGCTAAGCTGACGAAACAGTCGAGTCGGGGGAATATTACTATATTCCAAACCTGCGACCACGCAGCACGCACCCAATTACTGAACGCCATTGCTGACTATCAGCAGAAGAAAGCGGAGGCCACCGAAAGCCTGGGCATTTTTCCGCAGATCTATGCCGCGTTAAAATTACAATTTAGCGAAACTCACGATATAACTCTCAACATATTGCTGCAGCCCATCGAGACGCACCTGGCGCACATTCGGCCAGCAGCGGAGACTCATCCCTCAACGGGCATCGACATGCCATCCTTTAGTTTTGCTCCCCAAGAAAGCATCACCCAAATTGGACAATATTTGTTGACCCTACCCCAGCATCTAGAGCCGTTGTTGCTCGCGCCCTCGGCTCTTCTAAAACAGGCCTTAGAGGTGTGCAACGTTAAGTACACACAGGCCATACCCTGTGCCGATGTCTTGCTCTCGCTGGTTGTTGAACAGTGCTGCATTTTGTATCAGGCACAGATACTGCAAATCAAGACTCTGCCGGCCTCGGCCGCCAAACAACTCAGTGTTGACATTGAGTATCTCTCGAATGTCCTGGAGGAACTTGGACTGTCCATCAACCTGCAATTGTCACAGATCCTCACATTGCTCAAAGCCGCACCAGATCAGTACTTGACCCTGAGCAGCGGCTGTGAGCCACGTCTGGTGACTGCCATTCGGCAAATGCGCAACATTATATCTACCCAGTAG
- the eIF2Balpha gene encoding translation initiation factor eIF-2B subunit alpha: MPQIIESGKDFDVVKYFLQLLDKDKDMSYGIAAIRTLLMILEKKQFGTIHILHTTMREAVAAMRNTDLSIAAIVSAGELFCRFITLSLDDKHMEECRLIMLNRGKIFLDKLDNSRQVIGQQAQRFISDGCRILTHSRSRVVLKALITASQNKKSFHVYVTQGGTGNSGEEMIRDLNAAGIACTLILDSATGYVMESVDFVMVGAEAVVESGGIINRIGSYTMGLCAREMKKPFYVLAESFKFTRLYPLNQRDLPDEYKYSRKHLNDVSKVHPLVDYTPPVYITLLFTDLGILTPSAVSDELIKLYM; encoded by the exons ATGCCGCAAATTATTGAATCTGGCAAGGACTTTG ATGTGGTCAAATACTTCCTGCAGCTCctggacaaggacaaggataTGTCGTACGGCATTGCGGCCATTAGGACGCTCCTTATGATATTGGAGAAGAAACAAT TTGGGACGATCCACATTCTGCACACGACCATGAGGGAGGCGGTGGCAGCCATGCGGAATACGGATTTGTCCATAGCAGCCATCGTGTCGGCCGGCGAACTCTTCTGTCGGTTCATAACGCTCAGTCTGGACGATAAGCATATGGAAGAGTGCCGCCTAATAATGCTCAATCGTGGTAAAATCTTTCTGGACAAATTGGACAACTCTCGCCAG GTGATTGGACAGCAGGCGCAACGTTTTATTAGCGACGGCTGCCGCATATTGACACACTCGAGATCCCGAGTTGTGCTCAAGGCTCTTATTACAGCctcgcaaaacaaaaagtccTTCCACGTGTACGTTACTCAGGGCGGCACAGGAAACTCTGG GGAGGAGATGATCCGCGACTTGAATGCGGCTGGCATCGCCTGCACTTTAATACTGGACTCGGCCACAGGCTATGTAATGGAATCGGTTGACTTTGTGATGGTGGGTGCCGAGGCAGTGGTTGAAAGCGGCGGCATAATTAACCGAATTGGAAGCTACACAATGGGCCTGTGTGCGCGGGAGATGAAAAAGCCCTTCTACGTACTCGCTGAGAGCTTCAAGTTCACGCGTCTCTATCCATTAAATCAGCGCGATCTGCCCGATGAGTACAAG TACTCGCGCAAGCATCTCAACGATGTCTCCAAGGTCCATCCCCTGGTGGACTACACACCTCCGGTCTACATTACGCTGCTCTTCACCGATCTGGGCATACTGACGCCCTCGGCAGTAAGCGACGAGTTGATCAAATTGTACAtgtaa
- the alpha-Man-Ic gene encoding mannosyl-oligosaccharide alpha-1,2-mannosidase IA has protein sequence MHYFNYIRRLHLKRNTSTLRNRFIAIGFLTIVLTMALHLYRGWSAESCPEDKGNGELGTDHHLDLSGRRQKIREMMLHAWRNYHRYAWGSNELCPISRRGCLGGVFVNHNLGASVIEGLDTLHIMGFEDEYKQGRDWIESTFEMDNVNALLSVFELTARLLGSMLSLYALTGDPLYKNKALQIADKILPAFETPTGIPKSIVNPGSKNAQSSHFNDISEFGALHMEFSYLSDITGIAVYRERVQGIRKVLGNMTKPNGLYPNLISVRTGKWISADSAISRFHDSLLKSWVQSGKMDAESRQMYTDAILGILQNIVTVTTNGDIYVSDYINGSPSHRMDHVSCFSGGHFAYGVSQLLMKHWEKYAEVGIGITETCHKSYEQTPTKLGPEVIVFPYDAQDQSSPHQKNRFMLYPDVVESYFLLWRLTNDERYRSFGWDIVQAMEKYCRTPFGYTGIRNVYDMPPESDDLQPSWFLGKTLKYLFLLFSDDDVISLDEWVLNSAGHPLPIKGVNAYRESD, from the coding sequence ATGCATTACTTCAATTATATTCGGAGACTACACCTTAAGAGGAATACTTCTACCTTGAGGAATCGCTTCATTGCTATTGGATTTCTCACCATAGTCCTGACCATGGCATTGCACTTGTACAGAGGATGGTCGGCGGAATCATGTCCTGAGGACAAAGGAAACGGAGAACTGGGAACGGACCATCACTTGGATCTGTCTGGAAGGCGGCAGAAAATTCGGGAGATGATGCTGCATGCCTGGAGAAACTACCATCGATACGCATGGGGATCGAATGAGCTTTGTCCGATATCGCGGCGTGGCTGCCTGGGCGGCGTGTTTGTGAACCACAACTTGGGCGCCTCGGTTATCGAAGGTTTGGATACCTTGCACATAATGGGATTTGAGGACGAGTATAAGCAGGGGCGTGATTGGATCGAGTCAACATTTGAAATGGACAATGTAAACGCTCTGCTTTCTGTGTTTGAACTAACTGCCCGCCTGCTGGGTTCCATGCTTTCGCTCTACGCGTTGACCGGAGACCCCTTGTACAAAAATAAGGCATTGCAAATTGCCGATAAGATTTTGCCCGCTTTCGAAACACCCACTGGGATACCAAAGTCCATAGTAAACCCCGGATCAAAGAACGCCCAATCAAGCCACTTCAATGACATTTCCGAGTTCGGAGCACTGCATATGGAGTTTTCGTACCTCAGCGACATCACTGGCATCGCAGTCTACAGAGAGCGGGTCCAGGGAATCCGCAAGGTGTTGGGGAACATGACAAAACCGAATGGATTGTACCCAAACTTGATCAGCGTAAGAACGGGCAAATGGATAAGCGCGGATAGTGCGATAAGTAGATTTCACGACTCTTTGCTGAAGTCGTGGGTGCAGTCTGGAAAAATGGATGCAGAATCCAGGCAGATGTACACTGATGCCATCCTGGGCATCTTGCAGAATATCGTAACTGTAACTACCAATGGTGATATCTATGTGTCGGACTATATAAACGGCAGCCCAAGCCATCGGATGGATCATGTGTCATGTTTTTCCGGTGGGCACTTTGCCTATGGTGTGTCACAGCTGCTGATGAAGCACTGGGAAAAGTACGCAGAGGTTGGCATTGGCATTACAGAAACGTGCCACAAAAGCTACGAGCAAACACCCACCAAACTGGGGCCGGAGGTCATTGTCTTCCCATACGATGCACAGGATCAATCATCGCCACATCAGAAGAATCGCTTTATGCTCTATCCAGATGTCGTTGAGAGCTATTTTCTGCTTTGGCGACTGACGAATGACGAGAGGTATCGCAGTTTTGGCTGGGACATCGTACAGGCAATGGAAAAATATTGCCGGACGCCATTCGGATACACCGGAATAAGGAACGTATATGACATGCCCCCGGAATCGGACGATTTGCAGCCAAGTTGGTTCTTGGGGAAGACTCTCAAgtatttgtttctgttgttctcAGATGATGATGTGATTTCACTAGATGAATGGGTCCTAAACAGCGCAGGACATCCCTTGCCGATCAAAGGTGTAAACGCCTATCGTGAATCCGACTAA
- the Jon99Ci gene encoding serine protease 3, which translates to MTVIALLLFALVASAVAHDAVHPKDLQVEHRSIEGRITNGYEATEGKVPYIVGISFNSNGRWWWCGGSIISNTWVLTAAHCTSDADEASLYYGATNYEQAAFRHTVSSAAFIRYPEYRGLDHDISLIRTPHVDFYNLVDKVELPSLDERYNSFDSYLALASGWGAIYDGSNVVEDLRCVDVEVIPLSQCQAYYGTETASENTICVDTPNGKSTCQGDSGGPLVTHDGGKLIGVTSFVSIYGCQSGAPAGFTRVTKYLEWIKEETGIFY; encoded by the exons ATGACTGTGATCGCACTCTTGCTGTTCGCTCTAGTGGCCTCGGCCGTGGCCCATGACGCTGTGCACCCCAAGGACCTGCAGGTGGAACACCGAAGTATTGAGGGTCGCATTACCAACGGCTATGAGGCAACTGAGGGAAAGGTCCCCTACATAGTGGGAATCAGCTTCAACAGCAACGgaaggtggtggtggtgtggtggCTCGATCATCAGCAACACTTGGGTTCTGACAGCTGCTCACTGCACGAGCGA TGCTGATGAGGCTTCACTCTACTACGGAGCTACCAACTACGAGCAGGCGGCCTTCCGGCACACAGTCAGCAGCGCCGCTTTCATAAGATATCCTGAGTACCGCGGCCTTGATCATGACATATCCCTGATCAGGACACCTCATGTGGACTTTTATAACTTGGTGGACAAGGTTGAGCTTCCGAGTCTAGATGAGCGCTACAACTCATTCGACAGCTACTTGGCCTTGGCCTCTGGCTGGGGTGCCATTTACGACGGCAGCAATGTGGTGGAAGATCTGCGCTGCGTAGACGTGGAGGTCATCCCTCTATCGCAGTGCCAGGCCTACTACGGCACCGAAACTGCCTCCGAGAACACTATTTGCGTGGATACTCCCAATGGAAAGTCCACCTGCCAGGGCGACTCCGGCGGCCCTCTGGTCACTCATGACGGTGGAAAGCTGATCGGCGTCACTTCCTTCGTTTCAATTTACGGCTGCCAGTCAGGTGCTCCAGCTGGTTTTACTCGTGTCACCAAATACCTCGAGTGGATCAAGGAGGAGACGGGAATATTCTATTGA